Proteins from a genomic interval of Neodiprion lecontei isolate iyNeoLeco1 chromosome 2, iyNeoLeco1.1, whole genome shotgun sequence:
- the LOC107221344 gene encoding pre-mRNA-processing factor 17, with translation MLALKEYVSSDDNSESEEASSVPATEIEVNDSTISTDEAVHLKPLPGGKSISSLALQVRLAPEVVPTGTELCVRHIDSTSKEVMHNPKFEELFAPDVGPDNPFKTQQQRATKNMLSGYVEQAHISEFQFENQRRTFTSYGYALDPTVDGSTEEGKTLVGAKEAAEETGAKTVFENTELRPADKRKRNRNNDPADIEGFLGPWGGYVDERRVIKPTEEEAAELEEILAKRNKRGKQTEDKPLEEKTVLHIKDSVDYQGRSFLHAPQDVGVNLRSESPPDRCFLPKSQIHTWEGHTKGISQIRWFPRTAHLLLSCSMDCRVKLWEVYKDRRCVRTYYGHRQAVRDVSFDNDGKRFLSAGYDRYVKLWDTETGACLSRFTSRKIPYCAKFNPDPDKQHLFVAGTSDKKIICWDIRSGEITQEYDRHLGAVNTITFVDENRRFVTTSDDKSLRVWEWDIPVDMKYIADPTMHSMPAVTPSPNQKWLACQSMDNKIVIFSALNRFKMNRKKTFTGHMVAGYACGLDFSPDMSYLVSGDADGKCYIWDWKTTKLYKKWKAHDGVCISTLWHPHEPSRLATAGWDGKIKYWD, from the exons atgctCGCGCTCAAAGAGTATGTGAGTAGCGATGATAACAGTGAATCCGAAGAAGCATCAAGTGTCCCTGCAACAGAGATTGAGGTTAACGATTCGACCATTTCAACCGATGAAGCAGTGCATTTAAAACCACTGCCTGGAGGGAAATCCATATCTTCTCTCGCCCTCCAAGTCAGATTAGCCCCAGAAGTTGTTCCAacg GGCACAGAACTATGCGTTCGACACATAGATTCTACGTCAAAAGAGGTAATGCACAATCCAAAATTTGAGGAACTCTTTGCACCTGATGTAGGACCAGATAATCCATTCAAAACACAGCAGCAGAGAGCAACAAAAAACATGCTCTCTGGATACGTGGAACAAGCGCATATCAGTGAATTTCAGTTCGAAAACCAGCGTCGAACTTTTACAAGTTACG GGTACGCATTGGATCCCACAGTTGATGGTAGTACAGAAGAAGGAAAAACTCTTGTCGGCGCCAAAGAGGCTGCCGAAGAGACTGGAGCAAAGACAGTATTTGAAAATACCGAATTGAGACCTGCAgacaagagaaaaagaaacagaaacaaTGATCCAGCCGATATTGAAGGATTCTTGGGTCCTTGGGGAGGCTACGTAGACGAAAGACGAGTGATAAAACCTACCGAGGAAGAAGCTGCTGAGCTTGAAGAAATCTTAGCCAAAAGAAATAAGAGGGGCAAACAGACCGAAGATAAACCACTTGAGGAGAAGACTGTGCTGCACA TCAAGGACAGTGTGGATTACCAAGGTCGATCATTCCTGCACGCACCACAAGATGTGGGTGTCAATCTACGGTCAGAATCACCACCCGATCGATGTTTCTTACCAAAATCCCAAATTCATACGTGGGAAGGACACACCAAGGGTATTTCGCAAATTCGGTGGTTCCCACGAACGGCGCATTTGCTTCTTTCCTGCAGCATGGACTGTAGAGTCAAG CTGTGGGAGGTGTACAAAGACAGGAGGTGTGTTCGTACTTATTACGGGCATCGACAGGCTGTGCGCGATGTCAGTTTTGATAATGACGGAAAACGGTTTCTGTCTGCCGGCTACGACAGATATGTTAAACTTTGGGATACTGAGACTGGCGCTTGCCTTAGTCGTTTTACCAGTCGGAAAATACCTTATTGTGCAAAGTTTAATCCTGATCCAGACAAGCAGCATCTGTTTGTAGCTGGAacaagtgataaaaaaatcatttgc TGGGATATCAGGTCTGGTGAGATTACTCAGGAATATGACAGACACTTGGGTGCTGTTAACACGATTACATTCGTTGATGAAAATCGAAGATTCGTCACAACTTCGGACGACAAAAGTCTCAGAGTGTGGGAATG GGACATTCCGGTAGATATGAAGTACATAGCTGATCCAACGATGCACTCAATGCCAGCTGTTACTCCATCTCCAAACCAAAAGTGGCTTGCCTGCCAAAGTATGGACAATAAGATCGTGATATTCTCGGCTCTTAATCGGTTCAAAATGAATCGCAAGAAAACTTTTACCGGGCATATGGTCGCCGGATATGCTTGCGGACTTGACTTTTCTCCAGATATGAG CTATCTGGTTTCCGGAGACGCAGATGGTAAATGTTACATATGGGACTGGAAGACGACAAAACTGTACAAAAAGTGGAAAGCTCACGACGGTGTTTGCATCTCGACTCTTTGGCATCCTCACGAACCTTCTCGCCTAGCAACAGCTGGCTGGGATGGTAAAATCAAGTATTGGGATTAG